From one Rhizobium lentis genomic stretch:
- a CDS encoding O-antigen ligase family protein, translating into MSPIEATYQRVAQPQRATLRLIGSGFVAFGVFLSGFVIDEPAPYELWMAGLIGLWFILGLRISRGVAPLLALLLTFNIGGMLSLTQMKDLATAPMYIAVSTFLALTAVFYAAIIEDSHKRLPVIFNAWTFAAVATSALGVLGYFHAFPGAEIFTLYDRAKGAFQDPNVFGPFLVPPSLHLIHGILAGDLKKSPLKAAALLVLALGIFLSFSRAAWGLFALGVVLLIFIMLLKERSGAFRLRVLILSLAAIIMLVASLLVALQIPKVAELFSARAQLVQQYDGEHLGRFERHRIGFTMMMERPLGIGPLVFGTMFPEDEHNIWLKSLTSYGWLGFVSYVGMLVWTLAIGFRNLLLDRPWQPFLMVAWISVLGHAAIGNVIDIDHWRHVYLLFGAVWGCAALEARHKRRRP; encoded by the coding sequence CTTCGGCGTCTTTCTCTCCGGTTTCGTGATCGATGAACCGGCGCCCTACGAACTCTGGATGGCCGGGCTGATCGGCCTCTGGTTCATCCTGGGTCTGAGGATTTCTCGCGGCGTCGCGCCACTGCTTGCCCTGCTGCTCACGTTCAATATCGGCGGCATGTTGTCGCTGACGCAGATGAAAGACTTGGCGACGGCGCCGATGTATATCGCGGTGTCGACATTCCTCGCCTTGACCGCGGTCTTTTACGCGGCAATCATCGAGGACAGCCACAAGCGGCTGCCAGTGATCTTCAACGCCTGGACATTCGCAGCCGTCGCTACATCGGCGCTCGGCGTGCTTGGCTATTTCCACGCCTTTCCGGGCGCGGAAATCTTCACGCTCTATGACCGCGCCAAAGGCGCCTTCCAGGATCCGAACGTCTTTGGCCCCTTCCTGGTGCCGCCATCGCTTCATCTCATCCACGGCATCCTGGCCGGCGACCTGAAGAAATCACCGCTGAAGGCCGCCGCCCTGCTCGTGCTTGCACTTGGCATCTTCCTTTCTTTTTCTCGCGCCGCCTGGGGGCTCTTTGCGCTTGGCGTGGTGCTCTTGATTTTCATCATGCTGCTGAAAGAGCGCAGTGGCGCCTTTCGACTGAGAGTGCTGATCCTGTCGCTGGCGGCAATCATCATGCTGGTCGCCTCGCTGCTGGTGGCGCTGCAGATTCCCAAGGTCGCCGAACTGTTTTCGGCGCGCGCCCAGCTGGTGCAGCAATATGACGGCGAGCATCTCGGCCGTTTCGAGCGCCATCGGATCGGCTTCACCATGATGATGGAGCGCCCGCTCGGCATCGGCCCGCTGGTCTTCGGCACGATGTTCCCCGAAGACGAGCATAATATCTGGCTGAAGTCGCTTACCTCCTATGGCTGGCTCGGCTTCGTCAGCTATGTCGGCATGCTTGTCTGGACGCTCGCGATCGGTTTCCGAAACCTGCTGCTCGATCGGCCCTGGCAACCCTTCCTGATGGTCGCCTGGATCTCGGTGCTCGGTCACGCGGCGATCGGCAATGTCATCGACATTGACCATTGGCGTCACGTCTATCTGCTCTTCGGCGCCGTCTGGGGCTGTGCGGCGCTGGAGGCGCGGCACAAGCGCCGCAGGCCATAA
- a CDS encoding carbohydrate ABC transporter permease produces the protein MRRSSNIPAATLFLRLILWLLAFVTITPFLLLLLTSIKSKADVLRGAFALPAYPHFENYVDAWNAGHFNIYFWNSITVVIPVVAASVFLGLLTGFAFAYLSFPLRRTLFAILTLGMMVPAEAFIIPLYYEMRYLGLINTYAALIVPQIAMSIPFSTIFLASAMQQLPEEVLEAAVLDGAGRFYILRKIVVPLMIPAMSTLALFLFIWTWNEFLIPFILVNDDAYRTLPLGMLFFQGRYTVNTPVLTAGAVIVIAPLILTYLIFQRRFIAGLTAGATK, from the coding sequence ATGAGGCGTTCGTCCAACATCCCCGCCGCCACGCTGTTCCTTCGCCTTATTCTCTGGCTTCTCGCTTTCGTAACGATCACGCCGTTCCTGCTTCTGCTGCTGACGTCAATCAAGAGCAAGGCTGACGTTCTCAGGGGCGCATTCGCTTTGCCGGCCTATCCGCATTTCGAAAACTACGTCGATGCTTGGAATGCCGGGCATTTCAACATCTACTTCTGGAACTCGATCACCGTTGTCATACCCGTCGTTGCAGCCAGCGTCTTTCTCGGCCTCCTCACCGGTTTTGCCTTCGCCTACCTTTCGTTTCCGCTCCGGCGCACTCTGTTTGCGATCCTGACGCTTGGTATGATGGTGCCGGCGGAGGCCTTCATCATCCCGCTTTATTATGAAATGCGATATCTCGGGCTGATCAATACCTATGCGGCCCTCATTGTGCCGCAGATCGCCATGTCGATCCCGTTCTCGACGATCTTCCTCGCCAGTGCGATGCAACAATTGCCGGAGGAAGTTCTCGAAGCAGCCGTTCTCGATGGCGCCGGACGCTTCTATATCCTGCGCAAGATCGTTGTCCCGCTCATGATACCGGCAATGTCGACACTGGCGCTGTTCCTGTTCATCTGGACCTGGAACGAGTTTCTCATTCCCTTCATTCTGGTCAATGACGATGCCTATCGGACGCTGCCCCTTGGCATGCTGTTTTTCCAGGGACGTTACACGGTCAACACGCCGGTTCTGACCGCCGGCGCGGTGATTGTCATTGCCCCGCTCATCCTGACCTATCTCATTTTCCAGCGTCGATTCATTGCCGGCCTTACGGCGGGAGCCACGAAATAG